The following coding sequences lie in one Rutidosis leptorrhynchoides isolate AG116_Rl617_1_P2 chromosome 4, CSIRO_AGI_Rlap_v1, whole genome shotgun sequence genomic window:
- the LOC139844733 gene encoding uncharacterized protein has product MKRPYLFSLEHLLVPPFHCKFPPISRSDELASFSNGVTTTIEPAYPAFRDSPSMSVVRPDPITKSYVNENEVLTREFFKLAPLQSSLLNSSSKETLHLSPCITEQTHYELLPPHN; this is encoded by the exons ATGAAAAGGCCATATCTTTTTTCGTTAGAACATCTGCTGGTTCCACCTTTCCACTGCAAGTTTCCGCCCATTTCAAGATCAGACGAATTAGCTTCTTTTAGCAATGGCGTTACTACTACTATCGAGCCTGCATATCCAGCTTTCAG AGATAGTCCTTCAATGTCAGTCGTTAGACCCGATCCTATAACAAAGAGTTATGTCAATGAAAACGAAGTTTTGACTCGAGAGTTTTTTAAGTTAGCACCCCTTCAATCATCTTTGTTGAATTCGAGTTCGAAAGAGACATTGCATCTTTCACCTTGTATAACAGAACAGACCCATTATGAACTTTTACCACCTCATAAT TAG